From the genome of Chloroflexaceae bacterium:
CTCGCGAAAAGGATGCAACTGGCGCAGGCGCACAATGCGTGCAACGCTACGGGGGCCAATGCCGGGCACGCGCAGGAGTTGCTCCGGGTCGGCGGTGTTCAGTTCCACCGGGAAGCGGGCGAGGTTTGCCAGCGCCCAGGCCAGTTTAGGATCGAGGTGGAGGGGCAGGTCGCCGGCAGCGTTGAAGGGCAGTTCGCTCTGCGAAAAACCGTAGCCGCGCAACATCCAGTCGGCCTGCTGAAGCCGCCGGACGCGCAGCAGAGGCGTGGGGGGAGCTTCGGCGAGAGGCGTGCCGGCAATGGGCCGGAAGGTTCCGAAGTACACCCGGCGCAGCCCCAGCTCGCGGTAGAGCCAGGCTCCGGTCTCCAGAAGCTCGCGATCGCGCTCGCCGGCAACGCCGACCACAAACTGGGTCGCTGTACCAGCGGGCAAGGCGCCAGCGCGCTGCCTCTCGCGAGCCCAGCGCAGGCGTTCGATCACGTCAGTATGCCACAGGCGCTCCGGGGAGATGCGCCGCAGATGCTCGGCGGAGGGCGCCTCGAGATTCAGGCTGAGCCGATTGGCCAGCCGTGAGGCCCGCTCAACGTCGGAGAAGGAAGCGCCGGGCAACAGCTTGACGTGCACGTAGCCGTCATAGGCATGCTGTACGCGCAGTGCCTCGACCCCATCGAGCAAGCGCCCGATGGCGGCGCTGACATCACCGTGCACCGCGGTGGTGACGAACAAGCCCTGAACCGCGCCAGCGCGGTAGCGCGGCAGAAAGGCGGCGGCCAGTTCTTCTGGTTCCAGACTGGCGCGGGGAACGTCGCTCGCCGCTCGTAATGGGCAGTAGGTGCAGTTCCAGGCGCAGACGCTGCTCATTAGCACCCGGAAGAGTGGTCGCGCCTGGCGGCTGAGGCCGTCATCGAGGGGATCGCCCGCGGCGGTTCGCGGCGCGAATCGCCACCCCGGCCCCGCGCTAGAGGAGCAGAGGTCGTAACGCGCCGCGTCAGTCAGCAAATCCAGTTTGGCATCAAGGTTCATAACGAATATCATTGTACTGTAACAGATGCCTGGCTCCTACCTGAGGCGCTGCTGTAAAATTGGCGGAAAGCGTAGCGTGTCCGCACTCCTCTGTTCCGCCTGCGGCAGCGGATGGGTCCTGGCCCGGTCAGAGTGCGCCGGTCGTGGGCGGAAGCAACCCATCGTGGAGGGTTATGCTCTCCACACCTCCCCGAACGGCGACCCGAGAGGCCGCGCAGCGAAATCATGCCTGATGAGGAAGTAACGAAGGAGAGGATCGCATGGAGGCCAACCTCAACGGGATCCGCATGCGCTTCGACGATGTAGGGACGGGACCGGCGGTGCTGCTGCTGCACGCTTTTCCGCTCAGCGCCGCGATGTGGCAACCGCAGATCGAGGCGCTGCGGAACCGCTATCGGGTTATCGCCCCGGATCTGCGGGGCTTTGGAGGCAGCGATGCACCGCCCGGCCCTTACTTGATGGACACGCTGGCTGACGATGCAGCAGCCCTGCTGGAACACCTGGGCGTGACGCGAGCGGTAGTGGTAGGCCTCTCGATGGGGGGATACATTGCCTTCGCCTTCTGGCGCCGCCACCGCGACAAGGTGGCGGCCATCGTGCTGGCCGATACGCGCGCCGGCGCCGATAGCGAGGAGGGACGCGCGACCCGCGAGACCAATGCGCGACTGGCTGAAGAGCAGGGCGCCGGGGCGATTGCTGATAAGATGATCCCCAATCTGGTCGCGGCAGGCGCGGCGCCCGAGGTTCGTGACACGCTGCGGGCGCTTATCACGGCCAACAGCCCCGATGGCATCGCTGGCGCATTGCGCGGCATGGCCTTGCGGATCGACTCAAGTTCCGACCTGCCTGACATAGACGTGCCGGCGCTGGTGATCGTGGGTGAGGAGGACGGTCTGACTCCGCCCGCTGAAGCCGAACGTCTGGCAGCGACGCTGCCCGACGCCACCCTCAGACGCATCCCCGCCGCCGGCCACCTGAGCAACCTGGAACAACCTGAGGCCTTCAACGCAGCGCTGCTCGAGTTCCTTGATCGTCTGTCGCTGTAGCACACCCGGCATTGCTCGAATAGTCTGAGAAGTCAGGCCGCAGAGACGCAAAGTTCGCACATAGGTTAGCGCGTCAACTCAGGGCGCTTCCTGTTGCGGCTTTGCGCCTTCGCGTCGGCCTGCAAACCGCGCGTGCTCAGGAGCGCGGCTCAGGCTTCATGCGCAATGCCACAGATAACCAGTTTGCCTGGAGTCTCGGAGCCAGGTGACAGAGCTACTCACCGGCCCATGCCGGCTGATAATTCTCGCCAAGAATGAGCACCAGGTCCACCCCGTCAGCGGGCGGCGAGCCAGCCGGCGGCACGGCATACACATCGCCGGGATCGAGGCCAAGCGTCTCAGCGAGGCGGCGGAGGGTCTCGGGTCGGCCACGGTAATCGATCAACTGGCTGCGCTTGTAGACGCGCGGGGCGTCATCGGGGGCTGCCAGACTGAAGCCGCGCGCTGACAGCCAGGCCGTCACCCGTCCTGCCAGTCCGGGCACGCCTGCGCCGTTGAGCACCTGAACGCGAGCCCGTTCGACCGCGGCGTCAGGGCCGGCCTGTAATCGGGCCACCTGAGCCGCGACGTCCGCGGGGTCCCAATAGACATCTGAGCCATTCTCCCAGACAACGCCCACCTCGTCGGGATTGATGCTCAGGGTCAGAATACGTTCTGCATCGAGGCGCTGAGCCAGGGCGGCCAGCCCGCGGAGGGTTTCGATGTCGCTCAGGGGTATGGTTGTGCGGACGCTCGCCTGCAAATCACGGACCAGATCCGGCAACAGCGTGACCTGGCTCAGCAAACCGCGGGCGCGCACTTCGTGCAGCATGGCCTGGAGCACCTGTTGCTGGCGTCGCGAGCGGTCGAAGTCGCTGGAGGCGTGGCGGGTGCGCGCGTAGCGCAGGGCCAGATCGCCATTCATCACCTGTA
Proteins encoded in this window:
- a CDS encoding radical SAM protein — protein: MNLDAKLDLLTDAARYDLCSSSAGPGWRFAPRTAAGDPLDDGLSRQARPLFRVLMSSVCAWNCTYCPLRAASDVPRASLEPEELAAAFLPRYRAGAVQGLFVTTAVHGDVSAAIGRLLDGVEALRVQHAYDGYVHVKLLPGASFSDVERASRLANRLSLNLEAPSAEHLRRISPERLWHTDVIERLRWARERQRAGALPAGTATQFVVGVAGERDRELLETGAWLYRELGLRRVYFGTFRPIAGTPLAEAPPTPLLRVRRLQQADWMLRGYGFSQSELPFNAAGDLPLHLDPKLAWALANLARFPVELNTADPEQLLRVPGIGPRSVARIVRLRQLHPFRELRHLTSLGAQANRARDFVTLDGRFFGRTPAELARLYAPRPIVEQLSLF
- a CDS encoding alpha/beta hydrolase; this translates as MEANLNGIRMRFDDVGTGPAVLLLHAFPLSAAMWQPQIEALRNRYRVIAPDLRGFGGSDAPPGPYLMDTLADDAAALLEHLGVTRAVVVGLSMGGYIAFAFWRRHRDKVAAIVLADTRAGADSEEGRATRETNARLAEEQGAGAIADKMIPNLVAAGAAPEVRDTLRALITANSPDGIAGALRGMALRIDSSSDLPDIDVPALVIVGEEDGLTPPAEAERLAATLPDATLRRIPAAGHLSNLEQPEAFNAALLEFLDRLSL